The proteins below come from a single Oreochromis niloticus isolate F11D_XX unplaced genomic scaffold, O_niloticus_UMD_NMBU tig00007310_pilon, whole genome shotgun sequence genomic window:
- the LOC109200305 gene encoding trichohyalin-like yields MSLKKHTRKEKVKPSSPLLTQEDNIQVQKMCLEEMHEENLMNNRNTKHPPQPEYIYYVWQSFFEQRKEIIFLRKENERKTAEVDKLFSQLLEKEDIQKEKEMELLDVRGRNFELKAKLDKAIEKLKEILQQKKNEKDKDKKDRELQLKLDEALQKNTEILQEKKRQDIELQNLGIKYKALLQEKKQQPIKQKESKLEDSEENYRELKTKLDKALQRNNQILQEKEQLERNQRDMRCQLQSMEEKCRVLEAKLDKTAVHKQKYQELLQEKEQQDKKQKEDKRLLQGFERENQKLQEVYKKMNYKATEMEGEKEKLRKQCSAMQSQLNDMLTKNTELEELSNTLKCKNTEVQVLKQQLQKTNEDLECKLEEMERKSQQLEDAHNKLQERYTEMQEAKVMQEATSNELKERLKDKQAELEEVEKTCRRLEKENTETIDQLRNLILEKKVLVEKLLEKKKKRFRFFWRKDTHALSGFSTADVTSSSSTSVPS; encoded by the coding sequence ATGTctctgaaaaaacacacaagaaaagaaaaagtaaaacccagctctcctcttctgaCTCAAGAAGACAATATTCAAGTTCAGAAGATGTGCTTGGAAGAGATGCATGAGGAAAATCTCATGAACAATCGCAATACGAAACACCCGCCCCAGCCAGAGTACATCTATTACGTCTGGCAGAGTTTTTTTGAACAGCGAAAGGAGATTATCTTCCtcagaaaagaaaatgagagaaagactgCTGAAGTAGATAAATTATTCAGCCAGCTTCTTGAAAAGGAAGATATTcagaaggagaaagaaatggaaCTCCTAGACGTGCGTGGAAGGAACTTTGAGCTCAAAGCAAAGCTTGATAAAGCAATAGAAAAACTCAAAGAAATCCTCCAGcagaagaaaaatgagaaagacaAGGACAAAAAGGATCGGGAGCTGCAATtaaagcttgatgaagctctgcaaaaaaatacagaaatcctccaagagaagaaacggcaggaCATAGAACTCCAAAACTTGGGGATCAAATACAAAGCATTGCTtcaagagaaaaagcaacaaccgatcaaacagaaagaaagcaagCTTGAAGACTCGGAGGAAAACTACAGAGAGCTGAAAACAAAGCTTGATAAAGCACTGCAAAGAAATAACCAGATTcttcaagaaaaagaacaactggAAAGAAACCAGAGAGACATGCGGTGCCAACTCCAAAGCATGGAGGAAAAATGCCGAGTCCTGGAAGCAAAACTTGATAAAACTGCAGTGCACAAGCAGAAATATCAAGAGCTGCTGCAAGAGAAAGAACAACAGgacaaaaagcagaaagaagacaAACGTTTACTCCAAGGCTTTGAGAGGGAAAACCAAAAGCTGCAAGAAGTTTACAAGAAAATGAACTACAAAGCAACTGAAATGgaaggagagaaggagaaacTGCGAAAACAATGCTCAGCGATGCAGAGTCAGCTCAATGACATGCTGACAAAAAACACCGAACTCGAGGAACTTTCAAACACcttgaagtgcaaaaacactgagGTGCAGGTGCTAAAGCAGCAACTccagaaaacaaatgaagacCTGGAGTGCAAACTTGAAGAAATGGAGAGGAAAAGTCAACAGTTAGAAGATGCTCACAACAAATTACAAGAGCGTTATACAGAGATGCAGGAGGCAAAGGTAATGCAGGAGGCAACTTCTAATGAGTTGAAAGAAAGGCTCAAAGACAAACAAGCCGAATTAGAAGAAGTGGAGAAAACATGCAGGAGACTTGAGAAGGAGAACACAGAAACAATCGATCAGCTGAGAAACCTGATCCTAGAGAAAAAGGTTCTCGTGGAAAAGCtcctggaaaagaagaagaaacgcttCCGCTTCTTCTGGAGGAAGGACACTCATGCTTTGTCTGGTTTTTCCACTGCTGATGTCACctcgtcttcctccacctctgttccatCGTAA